From a single Microbacterium murale genomic region:
- a CDS encoding leucyl aminopeptidase produces the protein MTTTLPRILLEPGDPAELVVDVLVVALENRADSIEVRAPLLAEAAQRSLREAALAVGHRAKREATARIPAPPGVSATSVLFVGLGDTGGASQGADFRNLLRRAAGSALRSLNAVDSVALAFPVGDAEDAETVATGALLGAYRYTAYQSDASGRTIPATLAISAAEAVRPALERAAVIAAAVAATRDLVNRPPSDLFPESFADAVVSQALVDDLKDRVNVEVIDEAELEERGFGGLLGVGRGSARGPRLVKVSYGPAASAPLLSLVGKGITFDSGGISLKPAARMENMKSDMAGAAAAVQSLFAIARLRLPLRVTAWLALAENMPSGSAVRPADVLRIHGGKTVEVTNTDAEGRLVLADALVAAQEEDPDLLVDIATLTGAQVAALGRRTSGVMGTQSARERVTTAAESAGEPMWAMPIPEEMIGYFDSHTADLKNAGAPAGGMLAAAAFLREFVRDGVEWAHLDIAGPAYNSDSPYGHTVVGGTGVPVRTIVELALSMTR, from the coding sequence ATGACCACGACGCTGCCTCGAATCCTTCTCGAACCCGGGGATCCCGCAGAACTCGTGGTCGATGTCCTCGTCGTCGCGCTCGAGAATCGTGCGGACTCGATCGAGGTGCGCGCGCCGTTGCTCGCGGAGGCCGCGCAACGCTCGCTGCGGGAGGCTGCGCTGGCGGTCGGGCACAGGGCGAAGCGGGAGGCCACCGCCCGCATCCCCGCTCCACCCGGAGTCTCGGCGACCTCAGTGCTCTTCGTCGGACTCGGCGACACCGGTGGGGCGAGTCAGGGTGCTGACTTCCGCAATCTTCTGCGCCGTGCAGCCGGATCGGCGCTTCGCTCCCTCAACGCTGTCGACTCCGTGGCTCTCGCCTTTCCGGTTGGTGACGCCGAGGACGCCGAGACGGTGGCGACCGGAGCCCTGCTCGGTGCCTATCGGTACACCGCCTATCAATCCGATGCGTCAGGCAGGACGATTCCGGCCACGCTCGCCATCTCCGCTGCCGAAGCCGTCCGACCGGCTCTCGAGAGGGCCGCAGTCATCGCCGCGGCGGTCGCCGCCACGCGCGACCTCGTCAATCGACCGCCGTCGGACCTCTTCCCGGAGTCCTTCGCAGATGCCGTCGTCAGTCAGGCGCTCGTCGATGACCTGAAGGACAGGGTCAACGTCGAGGTCATCGATGAAGCGGAACTGGAGGAGCGCGGCTTCGGCGGACTGCTCGGCGTCGGACGAGGATCGGCGCGCGGCCCGCGCCTCGTCAAGGTCTCGTACGGGCCGGCCGCGTCCGCGCCTCTCCTCTCCCTGGTCGGCAAGGGCATCACCTTCGATTCCGGCGGGATCTCGCTCAAGCCCGCCGCGAGGATGGAGAACATGAAGTCGGACATGGCCGGCGCAGCGGCCGCGGTCCAGTCCCTGTTCGCGATCGCTCGGCTCAGGCTTCCACTCCGCGTCACGGCGTGGCTCGCGCTCGCCGAGAACATGCCATCGGGATCGGCCGTCCGCCCCGCGGATGTACTGCGCATCCACGGTGGCAAGACCGTCGAAGTGACGAACACGGACGCCGAGGGCCGTCTCGTGCTCGCGGACGCGCTCGTCGCAGCCCAGGAAGAAGACCCTGACCTCCTCGTGGACATCGCCACGCTCACCGGTGCGCAGGTCGCGGCTCTCGGGCGCCGCACGTCCGGTGTCATGGGCACGCAGTCGGCAAGGGAGCGGGTCACGACAGCGGCCGAATCCGCCGGAGAACCGATGTGGGCGATGCCGATCCCCGAAGAGATGATCGGGTACTTCGATTCGCACACGGCTGATCTCAAGAACGCCGGTGCTCCGGCGGGAGGGATGCTGGCCGCCGCGGCATTCCTGCGCGAATTCGTGAGGGATGGCGTCGAATGGGCACACCTCGACATCGCCGGGCCCGCTTACAACTCCGATTCCCCGTACGGCCATACCGTCGTCGGCGGTACAGGGGTGCCGGTGCGGACGATCGTGGAACTCGCCCTCTCGATGACGAGATGA
- a CDS encoding LysR family transcriptional regulator → MFELRRLRLLHELALRGTISGVAAALAYSPSTVSQQLAQLEREAGVPLLEPDGRRVRLTTQGRLLAAHAARALELDEAARAELSSSSHREESVRIAVMPTAAEALVPPALTLLADRMPGLRVEMVQMAPEEGLFELQARAFDLVVAEQYSGHTRELRDGIDRTLLGSDPVRLAVPPSSSATALSELRDSAWVMEPEGTAVRQWAVQQCRSAGFEPDVRFEATDLIAHARLAAAGHAVAVLPDLVWTGERGSVRLVELPGSPVREIFAATRSSSRDSAAVAAVRDALADALTAHRPR, encoded by the coding sequence GTGTTCGAGCTCCGACGACTGCGACTGCTGCACGAGCTGGCGCTGCGCGGCACGATCTCCGGCGTCGCCGCCGCGCTCGCCTACAGCCCGTCGACCGTGTCCCAGCAGCTCGCCCAACTCGAGCGCGAGGCGGGGGTGCCGCTGCTCGAACCAGACGGCAGGCGCGTGCGCCTCACGACGCAAGGGCGTCTGCTCGCGGCGCACGCGGCGCGAGCGCTGGAGCTCGACGAGGCCGCCCGCGCGGAGCTGTCGTCCAGCTCGCATCGCGAGGAGAGCGTGCGTATCGCTGTCATGCCGACCGCTGCAGAAGCGCTGGTTCCTCCCGCGCTCACCCTGCTCGCGGATCGCATGCCGGGGCTTCGCGTCGAGATGGTGCAGATGGCCCCCGAGGAGGGCCTCTTCGAGTTGCAGGCGAGGGCGTTCGACCTCGTCGTCGCCGAACAGTACTCCGGCCACACACGCGAACTGCGTGACGGAATCGACCGCACGCTGCTCGGCAGCGATCCGGTGCGCCTCGCCGTGCCGCCGTCGTCCTCCGCGACCGCGCTGTCCGAGCTGCGCGACAGCGCCTGGGTCATGGAGCCCGAGGGGACGGCTGTGCGGCAATGGGCCGTGCAGCAGTGTCGCAGTGCGGGGTTCGAACCCGACGTCCGCTTCGAAGCGACCGACCTCATCGCCCACGCGCGTCTGGCGGCTGCCGGGCACGCCGTCGCCGTACTGCCCGACCTGGTGTGGACGGGCGAGCGCGGGTCGGTGCGCCTCGTGGAACTGCCCGGCTCGCCCGTTCGCGAGATCTTCGCGGCGACGCGATCCTCGTCGCGCGACAGTGCGGCCGTCGCCGCAGTGCGGGACGCCCTGGCCGATGCGCTCACCGCGCATCGGCCCCGCTGA
- a CDS encoding hydroxymethylglutaryl-CoA lyase has protein sequence MTVTGAPRVQSEPGLPQRVTVYEVGPRDGLQAEADIIPAAVKAELCRRLFAAGTRNLEITSFVPPAWIPQLADAAEVVASVDIPSGARAVALVPNLKGLQRAIDSGIREVAVVVSATESFAKANLNNTRAGAIDRAIEVIAAATADGIPVRGYVSMAFGDPWEGQVDTSVVVETASALHQAGSRTVALGDTIGVATPGLTTRVVEETLAAGVPVGNVALHLHDTYGQSLANVLAALRLGIAEFDSSVGGLGRCPYAKGATGNLATEDLVWMLHGLGIDTGLDLAALAATTLWLSRLRGVKAPSNVAAALVAAGAGNDNRTQEATHA, from the coding sequence ATGACCGTCACCGGGGCACCGCGTGTGCAATCGGAGCCCGGCTTGCCCCAGCGCGTCACCGTGTACGAGGTGGGGCCCCGCGACGGTCTGCAGGCCGAGGCCGACATCATCCCCGCAGCGGTCAAGGCTGAACTGTGCCGTCGCCTGTTCGCGGCGGGAACCCGCAACCTCGAGATCACGAGCTTCGTGCCGCCGGCCTGGATTCCGCAGCTCGCCGATGCGGCAGAGGTCGTGGCGTCCGTCGACATTCCGTCCGGAGCCCGCGCGGTCGCTCTCGTGCCGAATCTGAAGGGCCTGCAGCGGGCGATCGACTCCGGCATCCGCGAAGTGGCCGTCGTCGTCAGCGCCACCGAGTCGTTCGCCAAGGCCAATCTCAACAACACTCGCGCAGGTGCGATCGATCGGGCGATCGAAGTGATCGCGGCTGCGACCGCCGACGGCATCCCCGTGCGCGGGTATGTGTCGATGGCGTTCGGCGACCCGTGGGAGGGACAGGTCGACACGTCCGTCGTCGTCGAAACCGCATCGGCGCTGCATCAGGCCGGATCCCGCACGGTCGCTCTCGGCGACACGATCGGCGTCGCGACTCCAGGTCTCACGACCCGCGTCGTGGAGGAGACCCTGGCTGCCGGCGTGCCGGTCGGAAACGTCGCGCTGCACCTGCACGACACCTACGGGCAGTCGCTGGCGAACGTGCTCGCGGCTCTTCGCCTCGGCATCGCCGAGTTCGACTCATCGGTGGGGGGTCTCGGCCGATGCCCATATGCGAAGGGCGCGACCGGTAACCTCGCGACAGAGGATCTCGTGTGGATGCTGCATGGCCTCGGCATCGACACCGGCCTCGACCTCGCGGCTCTCGCCGCGACGACGCTCTGGCTGTCTCGCTTGCGCGGCGTCAAGGCGCCGTCGAACGTCGCCGCCGCACTCGTCGCCGCCGGAGCAGGCAACGACAATCGCACTCAGGAGGCGACGCACGCATGA
- a CDS encoding hydroxymethylglutaryl-CoA reductase, degradative: protein MPINSRIAGLRDHAPAERLVLVAEGAGIEPSDLDALRPEDGLTVAQADHMIENVVGLLSIPVGVATNFTIDGQDRLIPMATEEPSVVAAASNAARIARGHGGFTTSYMGDVMIAQIQVLDSVDPHGARFALLEAKDELLALANEQDPVLVSLGGGAFDISVRVLPTRVGIQVILHLHVDVRDAMGANAVNTMAEAIAPRIAEIAGSRTLLRILTNKAELRVTRARAVFDAELLGGPQVVDDIVAASAFAEADPYRAATHNKGIMNGITAVVLATGNDTRAVESGCHSHAARSGQYSALSQFEKDADGNLVGTLEVPLAVGLVGGATRAHPTAQAAVKMLGVGTARELASVIAAVGLAQNLAACRALAAEGIQRGHMTLHARTIAASAGAEVDEIGAVAARIVADRRIRVEYAREVLTELRAAR, encoded by the coding sequence GTGCCGATCAACAGCCGCATCGCAGGACTGCGAGATCACGCCCCCGCTGAGCGACTCGTCCTCGTCGCCGAGGGGGCGGGCATCGAACCGTCCGATCTCGATGCGCTCCGCCCCGAGGACGGACTGACTGTCGCCCAGGCCGACCACATGATCGAGAACGTCGTGGGACTGCTCTCGATCCCGGTCGGCGTCGCGACGAACTTCACCATCGACGGCCAGGACCGGCTCATCCCGATGGCCACGGAGGAACCCAGCGTTGTCGCGGCCGCCTCGAACGCGGCACGCATCGCGCGAGGGCACGGCGGCTTCACCACTTCGTACATGGGCGACGTCATGATCGCGCAGATCCAGGTGCTCGACTCCGTCGATCCGCACGGCGCACGCTTCGCCCTGCTCGAGGCGAAGGATGAGCTGCTCGCGCTCGCCAACGAGCAGGACCCGGTGCTCGTCTCCCTCGGCGGGGGAGCGTTCGACATCTCCGTCCGCGTGCTGCCCACCCGTGTCGGCATCCAGGTCATCCTGCACCTGCACGTCGATGTCCGCGACGCGATGGGGGCCAACGCCGTCAACACCATGGCCGAGGCGATCGCTCCTCGCATCGCGGAGATCGCCGGCAGCCGCACCCTGCTGCGCATCCTCACGAACAAGGCCGAGCTGCGCGTCACGCGCGCGCGTGCCGTGTTCGACGCCGAGCTTCTGGGTGGCCCGCAGGTCGTCGATGACATCGTCGCGGCGAGCGCGTTCGCCGAGGCAGACCCGTATCGTGCGGCGACCCACAACAAGGGCATCATGAACGGCATCACCGCCGTCGTACTGGCCACTGGCAACGACACCAGAGCCGTCGAATCCGGATGCCACTCGCATGCGGCGCGGTCCGGGCAGTACTCGGCGCTGTCGCAGTTCGAGAAGGACGCCGACGGCAACCTCGTCGGCACCCTCGAGGTGCCGCTCGCGGTCGGCCTCGTCGGTGGCGCCACGCGCGCGCACCCGACCGCGCAGGCCGCGGTGAAGATGCTCGGCGTGGGAACCGCCAGGGAGCTGGCGAGCGTGATCGCCGCGGTCGGCCTCGCCCAGAACCTCGCGGCGTGCCGTGCTCTCGCCGCGGAGGGCATCCAACGAGGGCACATGACGCTGCACGCGCGCACGATCGCCGCGAGCGCCGGCGCCGAGGTCGATGAGATCGGCGCCGTCGCCGCGCGCATCGTGGCCGATCGCCGCATCCGGGTCGAGTATGCACGCGAGGTGCTGACCGAACTGCGAGCCGCACGATGA
- a CDS encoding FAS1-like dehydratase domain-containing protein: MSVVRAECISVEKAEAYRGTFAADEGQREAGSALPPAWEGVYFPFAAALADLRPDGTPARDGVVPEIDLPRRMYAGETTEFLRPIALGDDVTQFTSLGSVVEKTGSSGRLSFVDIEREYRVDDEVAIRSVWHDVFLENADPDAPVRPPKNDPDAAASAEWIDEVALDARQLFRFSALTFNTHLIHYDRAWARDVEGLEGLLVHGPLTRILLMDAARRHSPGRLARALDVRAIAPVLVDRPLRFAGRTEGAVTKVTALDGEDIVLAVAEVTWA, encoded by the coding sequence GTGAGTGTCGTCCGCGCCGAGTGCATCTCGGTCGAGAAGGCCGAGGCGTATCGCGGCACGTTCGCCGCGGACGAAGGACAGCGGGAAGCCGGTTCCGCACTTCCGCCCGCATGGGAGGGCGTGTACTTCCCGTTCGCCGCTGCACTCGCCGATCTGCGCCCGGACGGGACGCCGGCGCGTGACGGAGTGGTGCCCGAGATCGATCTGCCGCGTCGCATGTACGCGGGGGAGACGACCGAGTTCCTCCGGCCCATCGCCCTCGGCGACGACGTGACGCAGTTCACGAGCCTGGGCAGCGTGGTGGAGAAGACCGGATCGAGCGGACGACTCTCGTTCGTCGACATCGAACGCGAGTACCGGGTCGACGACGAGGTCGCGATCCGCAGCGTGTGGCACGACGTCTTCCTCGAGAACGCCGACCCTGATGCACCGGTGAGGCCGCCGAAGAACGATCCGGATGCCGCGGCATCCGCCGAGTGGATCGACGAGGTCGCGCTCGACGCGCGACAGCTCTTCCGCTTCTCCGCGTTGACGTTCAACACGCACCTCATCCACTACGACCGCGCATGGGCGCGTGATGTGGAGGGCCTGGAGGGCTTGCTCGTGCACGGTCCGCTCACGCGCATCCTGCTGATGGATGCCGCACGGCGGCATTCGCCCGGCCGTCTCGCCCGTGCGCTGGACGTGCGAGCGATAGCGCCCGTGCTGGTCGACCGTCCCCTTCGTTTCGCCGGGCGCACCGAGGGCGCTGTCACGAAGGTCACCGCGCTGGACGGCGAGGACATCGTCCTCGCCGTCGCCGAGGTCACTTGGGCGTGA
- a CDS encoding CaiB/BaiF CoA transferase family protein: MIDTTLPAPGSLNGVTVLDLSRVLAGPYAAQMLADLGATVIKIENPRDPDVSRGFPPYLTDGDEEFSAYYAQYNRGKLGVGLDLASDEGKEVLKDLVRNADVLVENFRPGTMAKLGVGYDVLHEINPKLVYTAISGYGQTGSRSRRPAFDNTAQAAGGLWSMSGYPGQPPVRVGVTIGDLSATLFAVIGTLAALRHAEATGEGQLVDVAQVDSIMALTETAVVDYTVDGKVAQPAGNQHSWVKPYELFDCADGQVFFGAYTDKLWNAACDLFGTPEVKSDPEIDTMRKRLDPEVYERKVKPIVVDWLAGHTKSELEEMAGDVVPLTAIKTIGEVVDDPGTAERDMIVEADYGGLGTLRMFGQPIKLSATPATPARTANRFAEHADQVLSDLAGYDAARIAELRAAGVLP, encoded by the coding sequence ATGATCGACACCACACTCCCCGCTCCCGGTTCGCTCAACGGCGTCACGGTGCTGGATCTCTCGCGTGTGCTGGCAGGTCCCTATGCCGCACAGATGCTCGCAGACCTCGGTGCCACGGTCATCAAGATCGAGAATCCGCGCGATCCCGATGTGTCGCGCGGATTCCCGCCGTACCTGACCGACGGCGATGAGGAGTTCAGCGCGTACTACGCCCAGTACAACCGCGGCAAGCTCGGCGTCGGCCTCGACCTCGCGAGCGACGAGGGCAAGGAGGTCCTGAAGGACCTGGTGCGAAACGCCGACGTGCTCGTCGAGAACTTCCGCCCAGGCACCATGGCCAAGCTCGGTGTCGGCTACGACGTGCTGCACGAGATCAACCCGAAGCTCGTCTACACCGCGATCTCCGGCTACGGCCAGACGGGCTCGCGCAGTCGCCGTCCTGCCTTCGACAACACCGCGCAGGCGGCCGGCGGGCTCTGGTCGATGAGCGGGTATCCAGGGCAGCCGCCGGTGCGCGTCGGCGTGACGATAGGCGATCTCTCCGCAACACTGTTCGCCGTCATCGGCACGCTTGCCGCGCTTCGCCATGCCGAGGCGACGGGGGAGGGGCAGCTCGTCGACGTCGCCCAGGTCGACAGCATCATGGCGCTCACCGAGACCGCGGTGGTCGACTACACGGTCGACGGCAAGGTGGCGCAGCCTGCCGGCAACCAGCATTCCTGGGTCAAGCCGTACGAGCTGTTCGACTGCGCGGACGGACAGGTGTTCTTCGGTGCGTACACCGACAAACTCTGGAACGCGGCCTGCGATCTGTTCGGCACCCCGGAGGTCAAGTCCGACCCGGAGATCGACACGATGCGCAAACGTCTGGATCCCGAGGTCTACGAGCGCAAGGTCAAGCCGATCGTGGTCGACTGGCTCGCCGGGCACACGAAGTCCGAGCTGGAGGAGATGGCAGGCGATGTCGTGCCGCTGACGGCGATCAAGACGATCGGCGAGGTCGTCGACGATCCGGGCACCGCAGAGCGGGACATGATCGTCGAGGCCGACTACGGCGGCCTCGGGACGCTGCGGATGTTCGGCCAGCCCATCAAACTCTCCGCGACTCCGGCGACTCCGGCGCGAACCGCCAATCGCTTCGCCGAGCACGCCGATCAGGTGCTGTCGGATCTCGCCGGATACGACGCGGCGCGCATCGCCGAGCTTCGGGCGGCGGGAGTGCTGCCGTGA
- a CDS encoding bifunctional proline dehydrogenase/L-glutamate gamma-semialdehyde dehydrogenase, with product MTDVTSAPTEQAPTGQTEIAELADDAIALVQRWLIESRDVPTDTSAARLAGVLSDPNGLDFTVGFVDGVVRPEDLKVAAHNLRDLVPLTPKFLPAALRGLIGLGGALAPAFPGIVVPISRRVLRGMVRHLIVDATDAKLGKAIRRIRSDDGVHLNINLLGEAILGEEEAARRLAGTRRLLERDDVDYVSIKVSSTVAPHSPWAFDEAVQHAAEALMPLFRIAVKGRKFINLDMEEFKDLDLTIAVFTSILDRDEFSGLEAGIVLQAYLPDALGAMIRLQEWSAARVAAGGAPIKVRVVKGANLPMERVDAETHDWPLATWESKQASDASYKAVLDYALRPEHVKNVRIGIAGHNLFDIALAWLLANRRGIVSAGAATKSIEFEMLLGMATAQASVVRRTVGSLLLYTPVVHPAEFDVAIAYLIRRLEEGASTDNFMSAVFELDDEPALFARERDRFLASIRSMPTDVPASNRTQDRTAEQPAASRDSFTNTPDTDPSLAANREWGDSIRSRMQSSTLGDETVRANTLSDAAALDEVIATATAAGETWRALGATGRAEILHRAGDILQARRAELLEVMGSECGKVLEQGDPEVSEAIDFAHYYAESAKRIETIDGAIHKPVGLTVVTPPWNFPVAIPAGSTLSALAAGSPVIIKPARQARRSGAVMIEALWEAGVPREVLQYVQLDGRELGTQLISSPAVERVILTGGYETAELFRSFRPDLPLLAETSGKNAIIVTPSADLDLAAKDVAYSAFGHAGQKCSAASLVILVGSVAHSERFRRQLIDAVGSYRVGRPWEGATRIGPLIGPAEGKLLHALTALEPGEKWVIEPEKLDDEGKMWRPGIREGVAAGSPFHLTEYFGPVLGVMTANSLDEATAMVNAIDYGLTSGLHSLDEDEIAAWLAAVQAGNLYVNRGTTGAIVQRQPFGGWKKAAVGAGTKAGGPSYLIGLSDWVDAPVTANAPNDAVSRAALKALGDHEDAAWLQGALSTDVAAWRDEFGAVRDVTALTTEQNALRYDVVPVTIRLERASVAEAVRVIAAGVRAGGRINVSAPSALPTEVTRWAENAGIVVAVENASRWAARAARLAETGGGRIRLVGGDLRATAAATGGSPAVAVYAGPVLSAGRIELLPFLREQAVSISSHRFGTPHRHDIAALVAHPA from the coding sequence ATGACCGACGTGACATCCGCCCCGACAGAGCAGGCCCCGACCGGGCAGACAGAGATCGCAGAACTCGCGGATGACGCGATCGCGCTCGTGCAGCGCTGGCTCATCGAGAGCCGGGACGTGCCGACCGACACGTCCGCTGCACGCCTCGCGGGCGTGCTCAGCGATCCGAACGGCCTCGACTTCACCGTCGGGTTCGTCGACGGCGTCGTGCGCCCCGAAGACCTGAAGGTCGCCGCGCACAATCTGCGTGATCTGGTGCCGCTCACCCCCAAGTTCCTCCCTGCCGCGCTGCGCGGGCTCATCGGTCTCGGTGGCGCTCTCGCTCCCGCGTTCCCGGGCATCGTGGTGCCGATCAGCCGCCGCGTGCTGCGCGGCATGGTGCGGCACCTGATCGTGGACGCGACCGACGCAAAGCTCGGCAAGGCGATCCGCCGGATCCGCTCGGACGACGGCGTGCATCTGAACATCAACCTCCTCGGCGAGGCCATCCTCGGCGAGGAGGAGGCGGCGCGTCGCCTGGCCGGAACCCGACGACTCCTCGAGCGCGACGACGTCGACTACGTATCGATCAAGGTGTCGTCGACCGTCGCCCCGCACAGCCCGTGGGCGTTCGACGAAGCGGTCCAGCACGCGGCCGAAGCGCTCATGCCCCTCTTCCGGATCGCGGTCAAGGGACGCAAGTTCATCAACCTCGACATGGAGGAGTTCAAGGATCTCGATCTGACGATCGCGGTCTTCACCTCGATCCTCGACCGTGACGAGTTCAGCGGTCTCGAGGCCGGCATCGTGCTGCAGGCGTACCTGCCGGATGCGCTCGGAGCCATGATCCGGCTGCAGGAGTGGTCTGCCGCGCGGGTGGCGGCCGGCGGAGCACCGATCAAGGTGCGCGTCGTGAAGGGCGCCAACCTGCCCATGGAACGGGTGGATGCCGAGACTCACGACTGGCCGCTCGCCACCTGGGAGAGCAAGCAGGCCTCTGACGCCTCGTACAAGGCCGTGCTCGACTACGCGCTGCGTCCGGAGCACGTGAAGAACGTGCGCATCGGCATCGCCGGTCACAACCTGTTCGACATCGCGCTCGCCTGGTTGCTCGCGAATCGGCGCGGGATCGTCTCGGCGGGCGCTGCGACGAAGAGCATCGAGTTCGAGATGCTGCTGGGCATGGCCACCGCACAGGCGAGCGTCGTGCGCCGCACCGTCGGCTCTCTGCTGCTGTACACGCCCGTCGTGCACCCTGCCGAGTTCGACGTCGCCATCGCCTACCTGATCCGCCGGCTGGAAGAAGGCGCGTCGACCGACAACTTCATGTCGGCTGTGTTCGAACTCGACGACGAACCAGCGCTGTTCGCTCGTGAGCGCGATCGGTTCCTGGCGTCTATCCGGTCGATGCCCACCGACGTCCCCGCGTCCAACCGCACCCAGGACCGCACCGCCGAGCAGCCCGCTGCTTCCCGCGATTCGTTCACGAACACTCCTGACACCGACCCGAGTCTCGCGGCAAACCGTGAGTGGGGCGACAGCATCCGCTCACGCATGCAGTCGTCGACGCTGGGTGACGAGACGGTCCGGGCGAACACGCTGTCGGATGCCGCAGCCCTCGACGAGGTCATCGCCACGGCCACCGCGGCCGGGGAGACCTGGCGGGCACTGGGCGCCACGGGGCGGGCAGAGATCCTGCACCGCGCCGGCGACATCCTCCAGGCGCGCCGCGCCGAACTGCTCGAGGTCATGGGCTCCGAGTGCGGCAAGGTGCTCGAGCAGGGCGACCCCGAGGTCTCCGAAGCGATCGATTTCGCGCACTACTACGCCGAGAGCGCGAAGCGCATCGAGACCATCGACGGTGCGATCCATAAGCCGGTCGGACTCACCGTCGTGACCCCGCCGTGGAACTTCCCGGTCGCCATCCCCGCGGGATCGACACTGTCCGCGCTCGCCGCCGGTTCGCCGGTGATCATCAAGCCCGCGCGTCAGGCCCGCCGCTCCGGCGCCGTCATGATCGAGGCCCTGTGGGAAGCCGGTGTGCCGCGCGAAGTGCTGCAGTACGTGCAGCTCGACGGCCGAGAGCTCGGCACGCAGCTCATCAGCAGCCCAGCGGTGGAGCGCGTGATCCTCACGGGCGGGTACGAGACGGCGGAGCTGTTCCGCAGTTTCCGTCCCGACCTCCCGCTGCTGGCCGAGACGAGCGGCAAGAACGCGATCATCGTCACCCCGAGCGCGGATCTCGACCTCGCCGCGAAGGACGTCGCCTACTCCGCGTTCGGCCACGCGGGTCAGAAGTGCTCCGCCGCTTCCCTCGTGATCCTCGTCGGATCCGTCGCGCACAGCGAACGGTTCCGCCGCCAGCTCATCGACGCGGTCGGCTCATACCGCGTCGGGCGGCCATGGGAGGGGGCCACGCGCATCGGGCCCCTGATCGGTCCGGCTGAAGGCAAGCTGCTGCACGCGCTCACCGCATTGGAGCCGGGCGAGAAGTGGGTCATCGAGCCCGAGAAGCTCGACGATGAGGGCAAGATGTGGCGCCCCGGCATCCGCGAAGGCGTCGCCGCAGGCAGCCCGTTCCACCTCACCGAGTACTTCGGCCCGGTGCTCGGCGTCATGACCGCGAACTCGCTGGACGAGGCGACCGCGATGGTCAACGCGATCGACTACGGGCTCACCAGTGGATTGCACTCCCTCGACGAGGACGAGATCGCCGCCTGGCTGGCCGCAGTGCAGGCCGGCAACCTCTATGTCAACCGCGGCACCACGGGTGCGATCGTGCAGCGTCAGCCGTTCGGCGGCTGGAAGAAGGCTGCCGTCGGCGCAGGTACCAAGGCAGGTGGCCCGAGCTACCTCATCGGCCTGTCCGACTGGGTGGACGCTCCGGTCACGGCGAACGCGCCGAACGATGCCGTCTCCCGCGCCGCGCTCAAGGCGCTCGGAGACCATGAGGACGCCGCCTGGCTGCAGGGCGCACTCTCGACCGATGTCGCCGCCTGGCGTGATGAGTTCGGCGCCGTGCGCGATGTCACCGCCCTCACGACCGAGCAGAACGCGCTGCGCTACGACGTCGTCCCCGTCACGATCCGTCTGGAGCGGGCGAGCGTCGCCGAGGCGGTCCGTGTGATCGCGGCGGGTGTTCGCGCGGGCGGTCGCATCAACGTCAGCGCGCCATCCGCACTTCCCACCGAGGTCACGCGTTGGGCCGAGAACGCCGGCATCGTCGTCGCCGTGGAGAACGCATCGCGGTGGGCCGCACGTGCGGCACGCCTCGCCGAGACCGGTGGCGGTCGCATCCGTCTCGTCGGCGGGGATCTCCGAGCCACAGCAGCTGCCACCGGCGGTTCGCCCGCCGTGGCCGTATACGCCGGGCCGGTGCTCTCCGCCGGTCGGATCGAGCTGCTTCCGTTCCTCCGCGAGCAGGCCGTGTCCATCTCGTCGCACCGCTTCGGCACCCCGCACCGTCACGACATCGCTGCGCTGGTCGCGCACCCCGCCTGA